In Silene latifolia isolate original U9 population chromosome X, ASM4854445v1, whole genome shotgun sequence, the following proteins share a genomic window:
- the LOC141618608 gene encoding uncharacterized protein LOC141618608 encodes MFERFEAMLSNCIVRNKFSVKKAYDSLRCSYSVLAVYKAIHRTTILPRHKIILMLAIQRKLATQDLLITRGITIVNRCYLCKAAAECADHLFFACPYAAGLLTLLQQWIQIPSSITSLYSLLTLHSRGQGSKQPLISCGIGSLVYVVWAERNARAFRDQERSVQAVFSELKFTVTAHY; translated from the coding sequence ATGTTCGAGCGATTCGAGGCTATGCTCTCCAACTGCATTGTCAGGAATAAGTTCTCTGTGAAGAAAGCTTATGATAGCCTGAGATGTTCTTATTCTGTCCTTGCTGTCTATAAAGCTATTCACAGAACTACTATCCTTCCAAGGCATAAAATCATCCTCATGCTAGCTATTCAAAGGAAGCTAGCTACCCAAGATCTCTTAATTACTCGAGGGATTACCATTGTGAATAGATGCTACTTGTGCAAAGCTGCAGCTGAATGTGCTGATCACCTGTTCTTTGCGTGTCCTTATGCTGCAGGATTACTAACTCTTCTGCAGCAGTGGATACAGATACCTTCCTCCATCACTTCACTCTACTCCTTGCTTACTTTGCATAGCAGGGGTCAGGGAAGTAAGCAACCTTTGATTAGCTGCGGTATTGGTAGTCTGGTTTATGTTGTTTGGGCTGAGAGAAATGCTCGAGCATTTAGGGATCAGGAGAGATCTGTCCAGGCTGTTTTTAGTGAATTAAAATTCACTGTCACTGCACACTACTAG
- the LOC141618610 gene encoding uncharacterized protein LOC141618610, with product MGHMLKTCKKKQPQELKKSLLSKSGQQQDPPCMLGGTPATSVVIPDSVVTKVGSAGSEPIPQVTSDCFHYRTMPAGSSAQALESSSLSDSAGVHSRCSKKGQLCTPQIALKRGATTEPTVVSMIVPHSLATQEVDEHAASQLLATQVPVDPIPTSQEGVLVDRGKPVTVLGDGNPPDKVEDLPSSGCEMSWTNKQETGTRVWSKLDRALGNPSWMNQFPATSANFLASGVFDHSPIVVTVLQDHKRPSAFSFLNCWIEDPSYDTIVQEAWHQPVSGSNTFKFFEQLKNVRKALKSLHGKTYNGITTKVKTIKGEFQQCQLDLQAQPLSADLIAQEKELLQKYCKFKNIERSILRQKAKVSNIKHNDCSTKFFYAEIQERKQQQIIGQIKDMHGMDRVGLQHVADCFVEYYKKLLGSQTDVLPLDTSFLQQGNCVLPTHMEALTKPITREEIRQALFDIDPDKSPGPDGFSSAFFKHSWALVGDTFCKAVNAFFISGRMSKQASATLLTLLPKKKISSSVLDYRPISCCTTFYKTISKILTHRLQQVLPHLIGPEQAAFVQGRDIHENIMLSQSLVKGYNRKYLTSRCLIKVDIRKAFDSLQWDFIKNMLHSFNFPPIFVTWIMGCISSSWFSLKINGATHGFFKGHSGLRQGDPLSLYLFVLSMEVLSRHLRVIGSKPSVSYHPKCSRIGLTHLIFADDLMIFTRGDLPSVKEVLTTLNEFAAWTGLHANTEKTEIYFGGVQLAIKEEIMELTGFSEGKFPFRYLGLPLNTTKNTVDKYGMLITKVQAAVQHWSSKLLSYAGKVQLLSSVVFDLENFWCSSGLLPKSIIKLMDQMCKIFFWGIGHSHRKLAPKSWKSICSPREEGGFGIKELLSWNKALVSKWVWKLTLPPNGIWCNWNTTYPLHNGTIWDLSARDYFSESLNSIIAVKNELIHATGSQAAAQTLLHSWCTNGQFHTHLAYNWFRPKFAVNTMLRLPFGKAVEPKKAIIASLALQKRLTTVDILQRRGLIIVNRCTLCKSTAESHSHLFFKCSYSKALWEGMLAWMKISGRSNCYIAEFKWCAGKKTKKHWKHAWFVSCLVGTLYAIWAERNSRIFTDKESTVEQALFSLKYAVSVYLLHKFPSLDARIGGIAKKIHNICKDFLWGNADGARRWVFKSWASLCRPRREGGVDIKEFLSWNKAQMMGWLYKLETNALNIWSNVLACRDCHVKLTGGVPQARSLLGSPGYKSTIYDSLRSKCSGISMHKTLNDAFNFPKHSFVGLLAMENKLPTIDNLCSHIGSLVDGIGSVTLLFMINEK from the exons ATGGGTCATATGCTTAAAACCTGCAAGAAAAAGCAGCCACAGGAGTTGAAAAAGTCCTTACTGTCAAAATCTGGACAACAACAGGACCCCCCTTGCATGCTAGGTGGTACCCCAGCTACTTCTGTAGTGATTCCTGATTCTGTGGTCACTAAGGTGGGCTCTGCTGGGTCTGAACCTATCCCACAAGTGACCTCGGACTGCTTTCACTATCGAACAA TGCCTGCTGGGAGTTCAGCACAGGCACTGGAGTCTTCTTCACTTTCAGATTCTGCTGGAGTCCACTCCAGATGCAGCAAGAAGGGCCAGCTGTGCACAcctcaaatagccttgaagagaggTGCCACTACTGAGCCAACTGTTGTTTCCATGATTGTCCCTCATTCTTTAGCTACTCAGGAGGTAGATGAACATGCTGCCTCTCAGTTATTGGCTACACAGGTGCCAGTTGATCCAATCCCTACATCTCAGGAAGGAGTTCTTGTGGATAGGGGTAAACCAGTAACTGTTTTAGGGGATGGCAATCCACCTGATAAAG TGGAGGACCTTCCTAGCTCTGGTTGTGAAATGTCTTGGACTAACAAGCAGGAAACTGGGACCAGAGTTTGGTCAAAACTGGATAGAGCTTTGGGAAATCCCTCCTGGATGAATCAATTCCCGGCCACTTCTGCTAATTTCCTTGCTTCTGGAGTTTTTGATCACTCTCCCATTGTGGTTACTGTTCTTCAGGATCACAAAAGGCCCTCTGCTTTTAGTTTCCTTAACTGCTGGATTGAGGATCCCAGCTATGACACCATTGTTCAGGAAGCTTGGCATCAACCTGTTTCTGGCTCTAATACTTTCAAATTTTTCGAGCAGCTCAAGAATGTGAGGAAAGCTCTCAAGTCCCTTCATGGGAAAACTTATAATGGCATCACCACCAAGGTCAAAACTATTAAGGGTGAGTTTCAACAGTGTCAGCTGGACCTGCAAGCTCAACCCCTCTCTGCTGATCTTATTGCTCAGGAAAAAGAACTCCTTCAGAAGTATTGCAAATTTAAAAATATTGAGAGGTCCATTCTCAGACAAAAAGCTAAGGTCTCCAACATTAAACACAATGATTGCTCTACCAAATTCTTTTATGCTGAAATACAGGAAAGGAAGCAGCAACAAATCATTGGTCAAATTAAGGACATGCATGGGATGGATAGAGTTGGTTTGCAGCATGTTGCTGATTGTTTTGTTGAGTACTATAAAAAATTGCTTGGTTCTCAGACTGATGTCCTCCCTCTGGATACTTCTTTTCTTCAGCAGGGTAATTGTGTCTTGCCTACTCATATGGAGGCCCTGACTAAACCTATCACTAGGGAGGAAATTAGGCAGGCTCTCTTTGACATTGACCCTGACAAAAGTCCTGGACCTGATGGTTTCTCTTCTGCCTTCTTTAAGCACAGTTGGGCATTGGTTGGTGATACCTTCTGCAAAGCTGTAAATGCCTTCTTTATTTCTGGAAGAATGAGTAAGCAGGCTAGTGCTACTCTCCTTACACTTCTCCCCAAGAAGAAGATCAGTTCTTCTGTGTTAGATTACAGGCCAATCTCTTGTTGCACCACCTTTTACAAGACCATTAGTAAAATTCTCACCCATAGACTGCAGCAGGTTCTACCTCACCTTATTGGCCCTGAACAGGCTGCTTTTGTTCAGGGCAGGGATATTCATGAGAACATTATGCTCTCCCAGTCTTTGGTTAAAGGGTATAACAGAAAATATCTCACCTCCAGATGCCTTATAAAGGTTGATATTAGGAAGGCTTTTGACTCCCTCCAATGGGACTTTATTAAGAATATGTTGCACAGTTTCAATTTCCCCCCTATTTTTGTTACTTGGATTATGGGGTGCATCTCTAGTTCTTGGTTCTCTTTGAAAATAAATGGAGCCACTCATGGTTTCTTCAAGGGACACAGTGGATTGAGGCAAGGAGATCCTCTCTCTCTATACTTATTTGTCCTTAGTATGGAAGTTTTGTCTAGACATCTAAGGGTCATCGGCTCTAAACCTTCTGTATCTTACCACCCTAAATGTTCTAGAATTGGTCTCACTCATCTTATCTTTGCTGACGACCTTATGATCTTTACTCGAGGTGATTTGCCTTCTGTAAAGGAAGTCTTGACTACCCTAAATGAGTTTGCTGCTTGGACTGGGCTCCATGCTAACACTGAGAAGACTGAAATTTACTTTGGAGGAGTTCAGCTTGCTATAAAGGAAGAAATCATGGAGCTCACTGGTTTTTCTGAAGGCAAATTTCCTTTCAGGTACTTGGGGTTGCCTCTGAATACAACTAAGAATACTGTTGATAAGTATGGCATGCTCATTACTAAGGTTCAAGCTGCTGTGCAACATTGGTCCTCTAAACTGCTTTCTTATGCTGGTAAAGTTCAGCTACTTTCCTCTGTGGTTTTTGATCTCGAAAACTTCTGGTGCTCCAGTGGCCTCTTGCCCAAGAGCATTATTAAACTCATGGATCAGATGTGTAAAATTTTTTTCTGGGGGATTGGACATTCTCATAGGAAACTGGCCCCTAAAAGCTGGAAGAGCATCTGCTCACCCAGAGAAGAGGGTGGTTTTGGGATCAAAGAGCTCCTCTCCTGGAACAAAGCTTTGGTTTCTAAATGGGTTTGGAAACTGACCCTCCCTCCTAATGGTATTTGGTGCAACTGGAATACTACTTATCCATTGCATAATGGTACCATCTGGGATCTATCTGCTAGAGACTATTTTTCTGAGAGTCTGAATAGTATCATTGCTGTTAAAAATGAACTTATTCATGCTACTGGCTCTCAGGCTGCTGCTCAGACTCTCTTACACAGCTGGTGTACTAATGGCCAATTCCATACTCATCTTGCCTATAACTGGTTCAGGCCAAAGTTTGCAGTTAATACTATGCTCAGGCTCCCCTTTGGTAAAGCTGTAGAACCAAAGAAGGCTATTATAGCTTCTCTAGCTCTGCAGAAGCGCCTCACCACTGTTGACATCCTCCAACGCAGAGGACTCATTATAGTTAACAGATGTACTCTGTGTAAGTCTACAGCAGAATCCCATTCTCATCTGTTTTTCAAATGTTCCTACTCTAAGGCCTTATGGGAAGGTATGCTTGCTTGGATGAAGATCTCTGGCCGTAGTAACTGCTACATAGCAGAATTCAAATGGTGCGCAGGAAAGAAGACTAAAAAACATTGGAAGCATGCTTGGTTTGTTAGCTGTTTGGTTGGCACTCTCTATGCTATTTGGGCTGAGAGAAATAGCCGCATCTTTACTGATAAAGAAAGCACTGTTGAACAAGCTCTCTTTAGTCTTAAGTATGCAGTAAGTGTTTATTTGCTACATAAGTTCCCATCTCTTGATGCTAGGATAGGT GGGATTGCCAAGAAAATTCATAATATTTGTAAGGATTTCCTTTGGGGCAATGCTGATGGAGCTAGAAGATGGGTTTTTAAGAGTTGGGCTAGCTTATGTCGACCTAGACGTGAAGGAGGAGTGGATATTAAGGAATTTTTAAGTTGGAATAAAGCTCAGATGATGGGATGGCTTTACAAACTTGAGACAAATGCTCTTAACATATGG AGTAATGTTCTTGCTTGCCGGGATTGTCATGTTAAGCTCACTGGTGGTGTTCCACAGGCCAGAAGCTTGCTGGGTTCCCCTGGCTATAAGTCTACGATTTATGATAGCCTGAGATCTAAATGTTCAGGGATTTCTATGCATAAGACTCTGAATGATGCTTTTAATTTCCCTAAGCACTCTTTCGTTGGCCTTCTTGCTATGGAGAATAAACTACCCACTATTGATAATCTGT GTAGCCATATTGGTTCCCTTGTAGATGGTATCGGGTCTGTAACCTTATTGTTCATGATTAATGAGAAATGA